The following coding sequences lie in one Streptomyces venezuelae genomic window:
- a CDS encoding MlaE family ABC transporter permease, producing MALTARGGKSRAFAWLDRPGDELLFYVRALIWIPRAVRRYPKEIQRLLAEVAFGSGGLGVIGGTVGVMIGITVFTGTVVGLQGYAALSQIGTDAFTGFVSAYFNTREIGPLVAALSLSTTVGAGFTAQLGAMRINEEVDALESMGVRSTPFLVSTRIVAGVLAIIPLYGIGLLGSYLASRATTVLFNAQSTGTYDHYFHLFLVPADVLLSFLKVIIFSVLVILAHCYYGFRASGGPAGVGVAVGRSVRTAIVLISVTDFFLSLALWGATTTVKVAG from the coding sequence ATGGCCCTGACCGCCCGCGGCGGCAAGAGCCGCGCCTTCGCCTGGCTGGACCGTCCGGGCGACGAACTCCTCTTCTACGTCCGTGCGCTGATCTGGATCCCGCGCGCCGTGCGCCGCTACCCGAAGGAGATCCAGCGGCTCCTCGCCGAGGTCGCCTTCGGCAGCGGCGGGCTCGGCGTGATCGGCGGAACCGTCGGCGTGATGATCGGCATCACCGTCTTCACCGGCACGGTCGTCGGCCTCCAGGGGTACGCGGCCCTCAGCCAGATCGGCACCGACGCATTCACCGGATTCGTCTCCGCCTACTTCAACACCCGCGAGATCGGCCCGCTCGTCGCCGCCCTCTCCCTCTCCACGACGGTCGGCGCGGGCTTCACCGCGCAGCTCGGCGCGATGCGCATCAACGAAGAGGTCGACGCCCTGGAGAGCATGGGCGTGCGCTCCACACCCTTCCTCGTCAGCACCCGCATCGTGGCCGGCGTGCTCGCCATCATCCCGCTGTACGGCATCGGGCTGCTCGGCTCCTACCTGGCCTCACGGGCGACGACCGTGCTGTTCAACGCCCAGTCCACGGGCACGTACGACCACTACTTCCACCTCTTCCTCGTACCAGCGGACGTCCTCCTCTCCTTCCTCAAAGTGATCATCTTCAGCGTGCTCGTGATCCTCGCGCACTGCTACTACGGCTTCCGAGCCTCCGGCGGACCCGCCGGGGTCGGGGTCGCCGTCGGCCGCTCCGTACGGACCGCGATCGTCCTCATCAGCGTCACCGACTTCTTCCTCAGCCTGGCGCTCTGGGGCGCCACGACCACGGTGAAGGTGGCCGGATGA
- a CDS encoding ABC transporter ATP-binding protein — MGVEVVVEGLTKSFGKQNIWQNVTLTLPRGEVSVMLGPSGTGKTVFLKSIVGLVRPERGHVRIDGVDMVNSRERDVYEARKLFGLMFQDGALFGSLSLFDNVAFPLREHTRKKETEIRRIVMERLDLVGLAGAEKKLPGEISGGMRKRVGLARALVLDPQIILCDEPDSGLDPVRTSYLSQLLIDINAEIDATMLIVTHNLDIAATVPDNMGMLFRRNLVTFGPREVLLTSEEPVVEQFLNARRAGPIGMSEEKDQATLDLEAAHGIVAGPPTERVIVPQLAPTPGLPERRAVRRRQERVKGMLHELPPAARRAIEASLRGGVAPTPVAPRASVRVSRGAGA; from the coding sequence ATGGGAGTCGAAGTGGTCGTCGAAGGGCTGACCAAGTCGTTCGGAAAGCAGAACATCTGGCAGAACGTGACGCTCACCCTGCCGCGCGGCGAGGTCAGCGTGATGCTCGGCCCGTCCGGCACCGGCAAGACGGTCTTCCTGAAGTCGATCGTGGGCCTGGTCCGCCCCGAACGGGGGCACGTCCGCATCGACGGCGTCGACATGGTCAACAGCCGTGAGCGGGACGTGTACGAGGCCCGCAAGCTGTTCGGCCTGATGTTCCAGGACGGCGCGCTCTTCGGCTCGCTCAGCCTCTTCGACAACGTCGCGTTCCCGCTGCGCGAGCACACCCGCAAGAAGGAGACGGAGATCCGCCGCATCGTCATGGAGCGGCTCGACCTGGTCGGCCTCGCGGGCGCCGAGAAGAAGCTGCCCGGCGAGATATCGGGCGGCATGCGCAAGCGCGTGGGCCTGGCCAGGGCGCTCGTGCTCGACCCGCAGATCATCCTCTGCGACGAGCCGGACTCGGGTCTCGACCCGGTGCGCACCTCGTACCTCTCGCAGCTCCTCATCGACATCAACGCGGAGATCGACGCGACGATGCTCATCGTCACCCACAACCTGGACATCGCGGCGACCGTCCCGGACAACATGGGGATGCTGTTCCGCCGCAACCTCGTGACCTTCGGGCCCCGCGAAGTGCTCCTCACCAGCGAGGAACCGGTGGTCGAGCAGTTCCTCAACGCCCGCAGGGCCGGTCCCATCGGGATGTCCGAGGAGAAGGACCAGGCCACCCTGGATCTGGAGGCCGCCCACGGCATCGTCGCCGGACCGCCGACGGAGCGGGTCATCGTGCCGCAGCTGGCGCCCACGCCGGGGCTGCCGGAGCGGCGGGCCGTGCGCCGCCGCCAGGAGCGGGTCAAGGGCATGCTGCACGAACTGCCGCCAGCGGCCCGCCGCGCCATCGAGGCGAGCCTGCGGGGTGGCGTCGCGCCCACGCCGGTCGCGCCCCGCGCGAGCGTCCGGGTCAGCAGAGGAGCGGGCGCATGA
- a CDS encoding MCE family protein: protein MRLKPISERNPVAVALAGLLAMALVGLLAYNAESLPVIGGGTRYTADFKDSVGLKAGDEVRIAGVRVGKVADVALDGPKVKVTFEVEDAWIGDRSTVGIAIKTLLGAKYLAVDPLGSRKQDPGKRIPVARTTSPYDVMEAFNGLSRTSGALDEDRLAKSFEAISGAFKNTPPHVRKAMKGLSKLSRTVSTRNDELSELLEGSADFTTSLNSTKTEFERLLDNGNLLLEEVRHRRKAIHGLLTGARDLGTEISGLVDDNERRLGPTLAALDRVTDTLSKNKKNLDKALAAAGPYYRLVGNTLGNGRWMDGYLCGLVPDDYLPTGTAASAGTGADGGCMPPRPGGGR from the coding sequence ATGCGGCTCAAACCCATCAGCGAGCGCAACCCGGTGGCCGTCGCCCTGGCCGGGCTGCTGGCCATGGCCCTCGTCGGGCTCCTCGCCTACAACGCCGAATCGCTGCCCGTCATCGGCGGCGGCACGCGCTACACCGCCGACTTCAAGGACTCGGTCGGGCTCAAGGCCGGCGACGAGGTGCGGATCGCCGGAGTACGGGTCGGCAAGGTGGCGGACGTCGCCCTCGACGGCCCGAAGGTGAAGGTGACCTTCGAGGTCGAGGACGCCTGGATCGGCGACCGCAGCACCGTCGGCATCGCCATCAAGACGCTGCTCGGCGCCAAGTACCTGGCCGTGGATCCGCTCGGCAGCCGCAAGCAGGACCCCGGCAAGCGCATCCCGGTGGCCCGCACCACCTCCCCGTACGACGTGATGGAGGCGTTCAACGGCCTGAGCCGCACCAGCGGCGCGCTCGACGAGGACCGGCTCGCGAAGAGCTTCGAGGCGATTTCCGGCGCCTTCAAGAACACCCCGCCACACGTCAGGAAGGCCATGAAGGGACTCTCCAAGCTCTCCCGGACCGTCTCCACGCGCAACGACGAACTGTCCGAACTCCTCGAAGGATCGGCCGACTTCACCACGTCCCTGAACAGTACGAAGACGGAGTTCGAGCGGCTGCTCGACAACGGCAACCTGCTGCTCGAAGAGGTACGGCACCGCAGGAAGGCCATCCACGGACTGCTCACCGGTGCCCGTGACCTCGGCACCGAGATCAGCGGTCTCGTCGACGACAACGAACGGCGGCTCGGGCCCACGCTCGCCGCCCTCGACCGGGTCACCGACACCCTCAGCAAGAACAAGAAGAACCTCGACAAGGCCCTCGCCGCCGCCGGTCCCTACTACCGGCTCGTCGGCAACACGCTGGGCAACGGGCGGTGGATGGACGGCTACCTGTGCGGGCTCGTGCCCGACGACTACCTGCCGACGGGGACGGCGGCGAGTGCGGGCACGGGTGCGGACGGCGGATGCATGCCGCCGAGACCAGGAGGTGGCCGCTGA
- a CDS encoding PucR family transcriptional regulator, whose product MAATVKAVDAGHPVSVLPREFAAVLRPELPGLIQEVIDEIRRSYPEYAEVLDGPYSRAVHLIVEHNLTNFVDQVAAPDASTVQRDKVCRMFGRFEAYEGRSLDTMQAIFRLGARLALHRAKRVLRRLNLPAGLMLSFADALLAYVDKLIEVSREGYQQARAEMEQGQDIQRRRLLEHLLSDVATPRATLVELAERAKWQLPDEVTPIAFSADAKPERGAISEDVLVDLASPHPRALIPGPVDEHRRAFMRAAPHTTRAAVGLTVPLADAAESLRWARRALSLAEAGVLEGDAYIHCEDHLVTLSLFADPGLITALAEQQLAPLAGLTANQRDRLIHTLRAWLDTRGNVVQMAELLHLHPQTVRYRLRNLEKAFGDLLSSPDHRFATELVLRALELRARGTGTARRPGLSAVTG is encoded by the coding sequence ATGGCAGCGACAGTCAAGGCGGTGGACGCGGGGCATCCGGTGTCCGTTCTCCCCCGCGAGTTCGCCGCGGTGCTGCGGCCCGAACTTCCCGGACTCATCCAGGAAGTCATCGACGAGATCCGCCGCTCCTATCCCGAGTACGCGGAAGTCCTCGACGGCCCGTATTCCCGTGCCGTGCATCTCATCGTCGAGCACAATCTGACGAACTTCGTCGACCAGGTCGCCGCCCCGGACGCCTCCACCGTGCAACGCGACAAAGTGTGCCGCATGTTCGGGCGCTTCGAGGCGTACGAGGGCCGCAGCCTGGACACCATGCAGGCGATCTTCCGGCTCGGCGCCCGGCTCGCCCTGCACCGCGCCAAGCGGGTGCTGCGGCGGCTCAACCTGCCGGCCGGTCTGATGCTCTCCTTCGCCGACGCCCTGCTCGCCTACGTGGACAAGCTGATCGAGGTCTCCCGCGAGGGGTATCAGCAGGCCCGGGCGGAGATGGAGCAGGGCCAGGACATCCAGCGCCGACGGCTCCTGGAGCACCTACTGTCCGACGTGGCCACTCCCCGGGCCACCCTCGTCGAACTCGCCGAGCGCGCCAAGTGGCAGCTGCCCGACGAGGTCACGCCCATCGCTTTCAGCGCGGACGCGAAACCGGAACGGGGCGCGATCTCCGAGGACGTCCTGGTCGACCTCGCCTCGCCGCATCCGCGTGCCCTGATCCCCGGCCCCGTCGACGAGCACCGCCGCGCCTTCATGCGGGCGGCGCCGCACACCACCCGCGCGGCCGTCGGCCTCACCGTGCCGCTTGCGGACGCGGCGGAGTCCCTGCGCTGGGCCCGAAGAGCGCTGAGCCTCGCCGAGGCGGGTGTCCTGGAGGGCGACGCGTACATCCACTGCGAGGACCACCTCGTGACCCTCTCCCTCTTCGCGGACCCCGGCCTGATCACGGCGCTCGCCGAGCAGCAGCTGGCCCCCCTCGCGGGCCTCACCGCCAACCAGCGCGACCGCCTCATCCACACCCTGCGCGCGTGGCTCGACACCCGCGGCAACGTCGTCCAGATGGCCGAACTCCTCCACCTGCACCCGCAGACGGTCCGCTACCGCCTGCGCAACCTGGAGAAGGCCTTCGGCGACCTCCTCTCCTCCCCGGACCACCGCTTCGCCACGGAACTCGTGCTGCGCGCGCTGGAGTTACGTGCCCGAGGAACGGGAACGGCGCGCCGCCCCGGCCTGTCGGCCGTCACGGGCTGA
- a CDS encoding MlaE family ABC transporter permease, with amino-acid sequence MTAPPAARPPLPGLGVLREVGHMFALAVSVVRLTFKRPFQWREFVEQFWFIASVTILPAILVTIPFGAVIALQVGSLIEQFGAQSFTGGASVLVIIQQASPLIVSLLISGVAGSAICADLASRTIREELDAMRVMGVSPVQRLIVPRVLAVTLVGLLLNGLVSVVGTLGGYFFNVVMQNGTPGAYVASFSALAQLPDLYISELKALIFGFIAGVVAAYRGLHPKGGPKGVGDVVNQSVVFTFLILFFVNMVLTGIYLQLVPSKGL; translated from the coding sequence ATGACCGCCCCTCCCGCCGCGCGTCCGCCCCTGCCCGGCCTCGGTGTGCTGCGCGAGGTCGGCCACATGTTCGCGCTCGCCGTGAGCGTGGTCCGTCTGACCTTCAAACGGCCCTTCCAATGGCGGGAGTTCGTCGAGCAGTTCTGGTTCATCGCGAGCGTCACCATCCTGCCCGCGATCCTCGTGACGATCCCGTTCGGCGCGGTGATCGCCCTCCAAGTCGGCTCGCTCATCGAGCAGTTCGGAGCCCAGTCGTTCACCGGAGGCGCCAGCGTCCTCGTCATCATCCAGCAGGCGAGCCCGCTGATCGTGTCGCTGCTCATCTCCGGCGTCGCCGGATCCGCGATCTGCGCGGACCTCGCCTCGCGCACCATCCGCGAGGAGCTGGACGCCATGCGCGTCATGGGCGTCTCACCCGTCCAGCGCCTCATCGTCCCCCGCGTCCTGGCCGTGACCCTGGTGGGGCTGCTGCTCAACGGACTCGTCTCCGTGGTCGGCACCCTCGGCGGCTATTTCTTCAACGTCGTCATGCAGAACGGCACCCCGGGCGCGTACGTCGCCAGCTTCTCCGCGCTCGCCCAGCTGCCCGACCTCTACATCAGCGAGCTCAAGGCGCTGATCTTCGGCTTCATCGCCGGTGTCGTCGCCGCGTACCGCGGACTCCACCCGAAGGGCGGACCGAAGGGCGTGGGCGACGTGGTGAACCAGTCCGTCGTCTTCACCTTCCTCATCCTCTTCTTCGTCAACATGGTCCTGACGGGCATCTATCTGCAGCTCGTCCCCTCGAAGGGGCTGTGA
- a CDS encoding NAD-dependent epimerase/dehydratase family protein produces the protein MSATSSDLHIVLGAGPAGSTLAGELARRGHEVRLVDRSGGGLAPEGVTRVRGDVGTADGARAAIKGAAVVYHCVNVAYHLQVDVMPGIQDAVLGAVEAEGARLVVLDTLYPYGETHGQVMTEDTAWRATGTKGRMRAALDEKYLTAHQEGRARVVLGRSADFVGPHVLNSTLGGAVFPGALTGAEVYGLGDIDLPHSYTDIRNVAVGLATLGEHPDGDGRVWHLPTAPALTTREVFRLIEEKVGQPLNTVIKQKPVPFGPFDQVFMDSYAELFYQHTEPQVMDSSAIQEAFGLKPVALDTTLDDTIAWYRDFLAAQR, from the coding sequence ATGTCTGCCACCTCATCTGACCTGCACATAGTCCTCGGCGCCGGCCCCGCGGGTTCGACGCTGGCCGGCGAGCTGGCCCGCCGAGGGCACGAGGTCCGCCTCGTCGACCGCTCCGGCGGCGGGCTCGCTCCCGAGGGCGTCACCCGGGTCAGGGGCGACGTGGGCACCGCCGACGGTGCCCGGGCCGCGATCAAGGGCGCCGCCGTCGTCTACCACTGCGTCAATGTGGCCTACCACCTCCAGGTCGACGTCATGCCCGGCATCCAGGACGCGGTGCTCGGTGCCGTGGAGGCCGAGGGCGCCCGCCTGGTCGTGCTCGACACTCTCTATCCGTACGGTGAGACCCACGGACAGGTGATGACCGAGGACACCGCGTGGCGGGCGACCGGCACGAAGGGCAGGATGCGCGCGGCGCTGGACGAGAAGTACCTGACCGCGCATCAGGAGGGTCGCGCCCGCGTCGTCCTGGGCCGCTCGGCCGACTTCGTCGGCCCCCACGTCCTCAACTCGACCCTCGGTGGCGCCGTCTTCCCCGGCGCCCTCACGGGCGCCGAGGTCTACGGCCTCGGCGACATCGACCTGCCGCACAGCTACACCGACATCCGCAACGTGGCCGTCGGCCTCGCCACCCTCGGCGAGCACCCGGACGGCGATGGCCGCGTCTGGCACCTGCCCACCGCGCCGGCCCTCACCACCCGGGAGGTCTTCCGGCTGATCGAGGAGAAGGTCGGGCAGCCGCTGAACACGGTGATCAAGCAGAAGCCCGTGCCCTTCGGCCCGTTCGACCAGGTCTTCATGGACTCCTACGCCGAGCTGTTCTACCAGCACACCGAACCGCAGGTCATGGACTCGTCGGCGATCCAGGAAGCGTTCGGTCTGAAGCCCGTCGCCCTCGACACCACGCTCGACGACACCATCGCCTGGTACCGCGACTTCCTCGCCGCGCAGCGCTGA
- a CDS encoding MCE family protein, whose amino-acid sequence MSGQRSLTGPAVKSLIFIVVTVLATTVLAVSVAGTDVGRTRTYKAWFTDATGLNEGDSVRIAGVKVGQVSSIEIVQRRYAEVEFALDEDRRMPASATASIKYLNMIGQRFVDLRRGAGPVGRALEPGQTIPLSRTTPALDLTQLFNGFQPLMQGLSPKDTNELAASLVQVLQGEGGTVESLLRTIGSLTTTVAAKDRVIGEVIGNLNRVLKSVNTRQKGFTELIGTVEKLVSGFADDRRTVGRSVDSLAKLSVSTADLFGRSRAPLKDGIRDLGRLSKTLDDHAPLVENFLEKTPRKMTAVSRIASYGSWLNLYLCEARLSGVSTYDGSPPPTGLAIKDTRCRA is encoded by the coding sequence GTGAGCGGCCAGCGCAGCCTGACCGGGCCCGCCGTCAAGTCCCTGATCTTCATCGTGGTGACCGTCCTGGCCACCACCGTGCTCGCCGTCAGCGTCGCGGGCACCGATGTCGGCCGTACCCGCACCTACAAGGCCTGGTTCACCGATGCCACCGGCCTGAACGAGGGCGACTCGGTGCGGATCGCCGGGGTGAAGGTGGGCCAGGTGTCGTCCATCGAGATCGTGCAACGCCGTTACGCGGAGGTCGAGTTCGCCCTCGACGAGGACCGTCGGATGCCGGCGTCCGCGACGGCCTCCATCAAGTACCTGAACATGATCGGGCAGCGCTTCGTCGATCTGCGACGGGGCGCAGGGCCGGTCGGTCGTGCCCTGGAGCCCGGACAGACGATCCCGCTGAGCCGCACCACCCCGGCGCTCGACCTGACCCAGCTCTTCAACGGATTCCAGCCGCTGATGCAGGGCCTCTCCCCGAAGGACACCAACGAGCTGGCCGCGTCCCTCGTGCAGGTGCTGCAGGGCGAGGGCGGCACGGTCGAGAGCCTGCTGCGGACCATCGGCTCGCTGACCACGACGGTCGCCGCCAAGGACCGGGTGATCGGGGAGGTCATCGGCAACCTCAACCGGGTCCTCAAGTCGGTCAACACCCGGCAGAAGGGCTTCACCGAGCTCATCGGCACGGTGGAGAAGCTGGTCTCAGGGTTCGCGGACGACCGCAGGACCGTCGGCCGGTCCGTCGACTCGCTCGCCAAGCTCAGCGTGAGCACGGCGGACCTGTTCGGGCGGAGCAGGGCGCCCCTGAAGGACGGCATCCGGGACCTCGGGCGGTTGTCGAAGACCCTCGACGACCATGCGCCGCTGGTCGAGAACTTCCTGGAGAAGACGCCACGGAAGATGACGGCCGTCTCCCGCATCGCGTCGTACGGCTCCTGGCTGAACCTGTACCTCTGCGAGGCGAGGCTCAGCGGGGTCTCCACCTACGACGGCAGTCCGCCACCGACCGGACTCGCCATCAAGGACACGAGGTGCCGGGCATGA
- a CDS encoding TetR/AcrR family transcriptional regulator, with the protein MTSTHRTRTPRERYRDQTRAEIKQIAVSQLAVGGVEGVALLRIAKEIGMSGPALYRYFASRDDLLTELVVDAYQAVAADIRAVDISGGGRTALHALATALRDWAVAQPHLYLLIQGTPVPGFRAPDETVAHAREVLGPFLIVFAEGRPSGSVEPLVDEFARWLRDDTAVAAWVEQRTGLSPEEPAAAVALTGAITAWSQLHGTVGLEAAGQFAGMGHRPATLLAAQVDMLADAFQLA; encoded by the coding sequence ATGACATCGACACATCGGACCCGCACCCCACGGGAGCGGTACCGCGACCAGACGCGCGCGGAGATCAAGCAGATCGCCGTGAGCCAGCTCGCCGTCGGCGGCGTGGAAGGCGTGGCGCTGCTGCGTATCGCCAAGGAGATCGGCATGTCCGGACCGGCTCTCTACCGGTACTTCGCCAGCCGGGACGACCTGCTCACCGAACTGGTCGTCGACGCCTACCAGGCGGTCGCGGCCGACATCCGCGCCGTCGACATCTCGGGCGGCGGGCGGACGGCACTGCACGCCCTGGCAACGGCCCTCCGCGACTGGGCCGTGGCGCAGCCGCACCTCTACCTGCTCATCCAGGGCACCCCGGTCCCGGGTTTCCGCGCACCGGACGAGACCGTGGCGCATGCCCGCGAAGTCCTCGGCCCGTTCCTCATCGTCTTCGCCGAGGGCCGCCCGTCGGGCTCCGTCGAGCCGCTCGTGGACGAGTTCGCCCGCTGGCTGCGGGACGACACGGCCGTGGCGGCGTGGGTCGAGCAGCGCACCGGGCTGTCACCCGAAGAGCCCGCGGCGGCCGTCGCGTTGACCGGCGCCATCACCGCCTGGTCCCAACTGCACGGCACGGTCGGCCTGGAGGCGGCCGGTCAGTTCGCCGGCATGGGGCACCGGCCGGCGACGCTGCTCGCCGCACAGGTCGACATGCTGGCCGACGCGTTCCAGCTGGCGTAG
- a CDS encoding MCE family protein — MSAPPDTRRTPAGPTAPAPRTRPTESAVARRRRLAGVVYLVVPALLVWLSIAVYEKKFVNSASVVVETGRAGSEMRPSAEVKLRGVVVGEVARIDTDGRTARLTLALRPDKIGRVPSDVRAQLLPTTLFGQRYVALVPPERPSAHPLTAGSVIPQDRSRSAVELDQVLDNLLPLLTAVQPQKLSATLSALARALDGRGEKIGASMVALDGYLKDFNPHLPSLNQDIKELVELSDTYADAAPDLVDALHDATTTSATIAEQRAGLSSLYASVTSGSQELGSWLRSNRANLIRLTATSRPTLRILAEYAPAFPCTLSTVADFVPVMDAALGKGTDRPGLSVDVHVVPSRGAYVPGRDTPRFDAGGGPRCYPVPYTGGSYSARKASTATAPSGVTGGLGVANSPQENSLVTELLTARDRTRRGPLPDWSSVLVGPAFRGTEVRLK; from the coding sequence ATGAGCGCCCCGCCGGACACACGGAGGACCCCGGCCGGACCGACGGCACCGGCGCCGCGCACCCGCCCCACGGAAAGCGCCGTCGCCCGCCGCAGACGCCTCGCCGGAGTGGTGTACCTGGTGGTGCCCGCCCTGCTGGTCTGGCTGTCGATCGCGGTGTACGAGAAGAAGTTCGTGAACTCCGCGTCCGTCGTCGTCGAGACGGGGCGGGCCGGCAGCGAGATGCGCCCGAGCGCCGAGGTCAAACTCCGCGGCGTCGTCGTCGGCGAGGTCGCGAGGATCGACACCGACGGCCGCACCGCACGCCTCACCCTCGCCCTGCGACCGGACAAGATCGGCCGCGTCCCGTCCGATGTCCGCGCCCAGCTGCTGCCGACCACCCTCTTCGGACAGCGGTACGTCGCCCTCGTACCCCCCGAGCGCCCCTCCGCGCACCCGCTGACCGCGGGCAGCGTCATCCCGCAGGACCGCAGCCGCAGCGCCGTCGAGCTGGACCAGGTGCTCGACAACCTGCTGCCGCTGCTGACCGCCGTACAGCCGCAGAAGCTGTCGGCCACGCTGTCGGCGCTCGCCCGGGCACTGGACGGCAGGGGTGAGAAGATCGGCGCGTCGATGGTGGCCCTGGACGGCTATCTGAAGGACTTCAACCCCCACCTGCCGTCCCTGAACCAGGACATCAAGGAGCTCGTCGAGCTGAGTGACACCTACGCCGACGCGGCCCCCGACCTCGTCGACGCGCTGCACGACGCCACGACCACGAGCGCCACCATCGCGGAGCAGCGGGCCGGGCTCTCCTCGCTGTACGCCTCCGTCACCAGCGGCTCCCAGGAGCTCGGCAGCTGGCTGCGGAGCAACCGGGCCAACCTCATCCGGCTGACCGCGACCAGCCGCCCGACGCTGCGGATCCTCGCGGAGTACGCGCCCGCCTTCCCCTGCACCCTGAGCACGGTCGCCGACTTCGTGCCGGTGATGGACGCGGCCCTCGGCAAGGGCACGGACCGGCCGGGACTGAGTGTCGACGTGCACGTCGTCCCCTCGCGCGGCGCGTACGTGCCGGGCCGGGACACGCCCCGCTTCGACGCCGGCGGCGGACCGCGCTGCTATCCCGTCCCCTACACCGGCGGCTCGTACAGCGCCCGGAAGGCGAGCACGGCCACCGCGCCGAGCGGGGTGACCGGCGGGCTCGGGGTGGCCAACTCGCCCCAGGAGAACAGCCTCGTCACCGAACTCCTCACCGCGCGGGACCGGACGCGGCGCGGCCCGCTGCCCGACTGGTCGAGCGTGCTCGTGGGACCGGCGTTCCGCGGGACGGAGGTGAGGCTGAAGTGA
- a CDS encoding DUF6801 domain-containing protein, whose amino-acid sequence MTRALSGGRTARLAVVAVVACLAGLLPGSGSAARDQRRASLTVEYDCGLPSGTRQVDVAFDATFPARGVVGKPIRPVAVRVRVSLPRTVVEELLPEGARSVGGTAAVATTVAQRRERARAEWAELASPEVRLPARGAVEVGFGGDVPDVTVGAEGDVTFTVGRLGLALDPDSSGTAADPAPAARLTCTPARGADTLLATVPVAEDPTETSPAPDTGSATPDDGASTGTPDDPRNDPPKGIDAGPRLRATTDKCPLDPPRGELDPKRLPSPPPGAEVSTLEPTSMCAVPVGFATLRKLKSSAVVNDPRGSGSGSSSRGRPGLMHLAMRMREVRAPDYVEYDHLGLMQLPDAEGTFLTFGFQPTTAKVRFEPEPATIVNIIRPGRPPVTRVGYRQHLRLYDVRVNGVPLDVGPRCRTSRPVDTVLTGNYPVSEGGPLQGELDIPALTGCGADGEDLDVLLSGAVAGPGNPLKIRQGRVCGAGSPCNVPELPAL is encoded by the coding sequence ATGACTCGTGCCCTGAGCGGCGGGCGCACCGCACGACTGGCCGTGGTCGCCGTCGTGGCGTGCCTGGCCGGTCTGCTGCCCGGGTCGGGTTCCGCCGCGCGCGATCAGCGGCGGGCGAGCCTCACAGTCGAGTACGACTGCGGGCTGCCCTCCGGCACCCGACAGGTCGATGTCGCCTTCGACGCCACGTTTCCCGCCCGTGGTGTTGTCGGGAAGCCGATCAGGCCGGTAGCCGTGCGGGTGCGGGTGAGTCTGCCGCGGACCGTCGTGGAGGAGCTGCTGCCCGAGGGGGCGAGGTCGGTCGGAGGGACGGCCGCGGTCGCCACGACCGTCGCCCAGCGGCGGGAGCGGGCACGGGCCGAGTGGGCGGAGCTGGCCTCGCCCGAGGTGCGGCTGCCCGCGCGCGGCGCCGTCGAGGTCGGCTTCGGCGGCGACGTACCGGACGTGACGGTCGGCGCCGAAGGTGACGTCACGTTCACGGTCGGGCGGCTTGGCCTCGCCCTTGACCCCGATTCCAGCGGTACGGCCGCCGATCCCGCCCCGGCCGCTCGGCTGACCTGCACCCCGGCGCGCGGCGCCGACACCCTCCTCGCCACCGTCCCCGTCGCAGAGGACCCCACGGAGACGTCGCCGGCACCGGATACCGGCTCCGCAACCCCGGACGACGGCGCCTCCACCGGCACCCCGGACGACCCCCGGAACGACCCTCCGAAAGGCATCGACGCGGGCCCCCGGCTCCGGGCCACCACCGACAAGTGCCCCCTCGATCCGCCCAGGGGCGAACTCGACCCGAAGCGGCTCCCGTCGCCGCCGCCCGGTGCGGAGGTCAGCACGCTGGAGCCGACCTCGATGTGTGCCGTGCCGGTCGGCTTCGCCACCCTGCGCAAGCTGAAGAGCTCGGCCGTCGTCAACGACCCCCGCGGCAGCGGAAGCGGAAGCAGTAGTCGAGGCCGGCCCGGACTCATGCACCTCGCCATGCGCATGCGCGAGGTGCGGGCCCCCGACTATGTCGAGTACGACCACCTCGGCCTCATGCAGCTGCCCGACGCCGAGGGTACGTTCCTCACCTTCGGGTTCCAGCCGACCACCGCCAAGGTCCGCTTCGAACCCGAACCGGCGACCATCGTCAACATCATCCGGCCGGGCAGGCCGCCGGTGACCAGGGTGGGCTACCGCCAGCACCTGCGCCTGTACGACGTACGCGTCAACGGCGTGCCCCTCGACGTGGGACCACGCTGCCGCACCTCACGGCCCGTCGACACGGTCCTCACCGGCAACTACCCCGTGAGCGAGGGCGGACCGCTTCAGGGTGAGCTCGACATCCCGGCACTCACGGGCTGCGGCGCCGACGGCGAAGACCTGGACGTACTGCTCTCGGGCGCGGTCGCCGGGCCCGGCAACCCGCTCAAGATCCGCCAGGGGCGGGTCTGCGGCGCCGGGTCCCCCTGCAACGTCCCGGAGCTGCCCGCCCTTTGA